One window of the Colletotrichum destructivum chromosome 4, complete sequence genome contains the following:
- a CDS encoding Putative T-complex 11 protein produces MAGEQGAGGGIESNRRHLSTSTRASADNEPIQETEPQTGKQTQQEETKTQFQQSSQDSPRGFNPPSNTSTPPTAPMMARASSNSSTISTPSAPSDSYFGTVPEVKAPAPRISRPIEPPVTKVTLSELDVCKIMHNPKLRHDINFDPELHFRPNLDGDKGKRKQHKADLFWNTLQEQLAQFVREPAVFVAAHSQEDDWCLPSLLKAVKEIIQTLVPQRDRVYLDEGLNVDLLMQQFYRGIADLEKLALWLSKVLKSHCAPMRDEWVDQMYSQLSNGNRTNNVDELVKGMKSLLSVLEAMKLDVANHQIRCLRPILIEGTIPFERKFFEKKIHGNKLDITQANAWYRDAEQRYAGSVSPVAAHSFGDMSVFFEAISRLILPSVSEKALPNTFIFDEERFIKLRADMQDAINLEVCMRMYDDLERVGRFNAPLFASSFPQFDDEPRSRPISMTPDFNFNTPPSRPSSLAFSSGDSATSSPRSSLIFPPQQGSDPMESLTKARDLYSSLVALLHTSPPPRRHESRWGSIAPSMALQIFRFTNAPADMLSVFESKLASHVCDINSPLFQEVEQHFHHRLLMELQKRVREYRGLTGVGLFTVATGGRAHGSGRSWSGSPDRESSVPDNNRESRDDGGIEDMATRLAHLGILHWRVFAGLAYTEDEQADTLMEMNQF; encoded by the coding sequence ATGGCGGGCGAACAGGGTGCTGGTGGCGGCATAGAGAGCAACCGTCGGCATTTATCGACATCAACCCGGGCCAGCGCCGACAACGAACCCATCCAGGAGACCGAGCCCCAGACAGGCAAGCAGACGCAGCAAGAGGAGACAAAGACTCAGTTCCAGCAATCGTCACAAGACTCCCCCAGAGGCTTCAACCCGCCTTCCAACACGTCAACACCGCCCACAGCGCCCAtgatggcgagggcgtcaTCCAACAGCTCGACTATTTCTACCCCGAGCGCCCCATCAGACAGCTACTTTGGAACTGTGCCTGAGGTCAAGGCACCTGCTCCCCGGATCTCTCGCCCCATCGAGCCTCCAGTGACCAAGGTGACCTTGAGCGAGCTCGACGTGTGTAAAATAATGCACAACCCCAAGTTACGCCACGATATCAACTTTGACCCCGAACTGCACTTCCGGCCTAATCTGGATGGCGACAAGGGCAAGCGGAAACAACACAAGGCCGATCTGTTCTGGAACACTTTGCAGGAGCAGCTCGCTCAGTTTGTGAGGGAACCGGCGGTTTTCGTCGCTGCACACAGTCAGGAGGACGATTGGTGTCTTCCTTCCCTGTTGAAGGCGGTTAAAGAAATCATACAGACTCTCGTGCCCCAAAGGGACAGAGTCTACCTGGACGAGGGACTCAACGTCGACTTGCTGATGCAGCAGTTCTACAGAGGCATTGCCGACTTGGAGAAGCTAGCCCTGTGGCTTTCTAAGGTGCTCAAGTCACATTGCGCTCCGATGCGCGACGAGTGGGTGGACCAGATGTACTCCCAGCTGAGCAACGGCAACAGGACCAACAACGtggacgagctcgtcaagggcaTGAAGAGCTTGCTTAGTGTGTTGGAGGCCATGAAGCTCGACGTTGCGAACCACCAGATTCGCTGTCTACGGCCCATCCTCATCGAGGGAACCATTCCCTTCGAGCGGAAGTTCTTTGAGAAGAAGATCCACGGCAACAAGCTGGACATCACCCAGGCCAATGCTTGGTATAGGGATGCTGAGCAGCGATATGCCGGTTCTGTGTCGCCGGTTGCCGCCCACTCTTTCGGCGACATGTCGGTCTTCTTCGAGGCCATCTCCCGTTTGATCCTGCCGTCGGTCTCGGAAAAGGCACTGCCCAACACATTCATCTTTGATGAGGAGAGGTTCATCAAACTCCGCGCCGACATGCAAGACGCCATCAATCTTGAAGTCTGCATGCGCATGTACGACGACCTGGAGAGAGTTGGTCGGTTCAATGCTCCGCTCTTCGCCAGTTCCTTTCCTCAGTTCGACGATGAACCCCGCAGCCGTCCTATATCCATGACACCCGATTTCAACTTCAACACGCCCCCTTCTCGCCCCTCGAGTCTGGCCTTTAGCTCCGGCGACTCTGCCACCTCATCTCCGCGGTCATCGCTTATTTTCCCTCCCCAGCAGGGTTCTGATCCCATGGAGTCCCTGACCAAGGCCCGAGATCTCTACAGCTCCCTCGTCGCGCTCCTCCAcacctcaccgccgccgcgcaggCACGAGTCCCGCTGGGGATCCATCGCCCCTTCGATGGCGCTTCAGATCTTTCGCTTCACCAACGCCCCAGCCGATATGCTGTCGGTCTTCGAATCCAAGCTTGCCTCCCACGTATGCGACATCAACAGCCCTCTATTCCAGGAGGTCGAGCAGCACTTCCACCACAGGCTTCTCATGGAACTCCAGAAGCGAGTCCGAGAGTACCGTGGTTTGACCGGAGTTGGTCTCTTCACTGTCGCTACCGGCGGCCGCGCTCACGGCTCCGGCCGGTCATGGAGTGGCAGCCCGGATCGTGAGAGCTCTGTTCCAGACAACAACCGGGAGTcccgcgacgacggcgggatCGAAGACATGGCGACCCGCTTGGCCCATCTTGGCATCCTCCA